The DNA sequence TCTCATGCGCCCGAAAACGACACCCCGACTCGTCTTGGCGGTCGTCTGCGCCGCTGTCACCGCCTTGAGCGCCTGCGGGAGCGGTGACGCGGCCGGCGGGAAGGTGAAGCTGAGCCTCGGCCTGTTCGGCAACTTCGGCTACACCGACCTGATCAAGGAGTACCAGGCCGCGCACCCCGGCATCGAGATCACCGAGCGGACCGCGGCCTACTCAGACCACCACAAGAACCTCGCCGCGCACCTGGCCACCGGGGGTGGCGCCGCGGACATCGAAGCGATCGACACCGGCTACGTCGCCCAGTTCAAGGCGACCCCGGACAAGTTCGTCGACCTCAACACCGTCGGCGGGGACAAGGTCAAGGACCGCTGGCTGAGCTGGAAGTGGTCGGCGTCGCTGGCCAAGGGCGGGCAGCAGATCGGCTACGGCACCGACGTCGGCGGCCTGGCCATCTGCTACCGCCGCGACCTGTTCGAGAAGGCCCAGCTGCCCGCCGACCGCGACGCCGTCTCCGCGCTCTGGCCCACCTGGCAGGCGTTCTTCGAGACCGGCAAGCGCTTCCAGGCCAAGGCGCCGAACGGCGTCAAGTTCATGGACGGCGGCCCGACCGTGCTCAACGCGATCTTCGGCCAGGCGCCCGTCGGCTACTACGACCAGAACGACCAGCTCGTCGTCGACAGCAACCCGGCGCTGCGCACCGGCTGGAACCAGGTCGTCGACGCCG is a window from the Amycolatopsis sp. cg9 genome containing:
- a CDS encoding extracellular solute-binding protein, producing the protein MRPKTTPRLVLAVVCAAVTALSACGSGDAAGGKVKLSLGLFGNFGYTDLIKEYQAAHPGIEITERTAAYSDHHKNLAAHLATGGGAADIEAIDTGYVAQFKATPDKFVDLNTVGGDKVKDRWLSWKWSASLAKGGQQIGYGTDVGGLAICYRRDLFEKAQLPADRDAVSALWPTWQAFFETGKRFQAKAPNGVKFMDGGPTVLNAIFGQAPVGYYDQNDQLVVDSNPALRTGWNQVVDAVKANLSAGLLYSTPTWNTGFTQGQFATVTCPAWMMTKIKDQAPDTAGKWDVATVPGGGGNWGGSYLTVPKSGKHTKEAAELAAWLTAPEQQAKVFTSKGLLPSTPSLYDDPKITGYTNPFFNNAPVGKVFTDAAKKLNPQYQGPKAGDVQTEFGNAMQRVEQGKQDGAAAWQQLVGDVAKLK